A genomic region of Cannabis sativa cultivar Pink pepper isolate KNU-18-1 chromosome 1, ASM2916894v1, whole genome shotgun sequence contains the following coding sequences:
- the LOC115702144 gene encoding putative E3 ubiquitin-protein ligase LIN-1 isoform X1, whose amino-acid sequence MTTTSTSATSSQILHHTATFVSEALSQSEIRRRLFSILRRKLTLSPPPSHDPTALIKPLNLAAETLDNAITSTSSTVRSSSLRLIENLLLSHPENSVSSLLLSLTYGLWRRPVDAALSLLDVFRLDPSSARSEIAPSLFEELFLIHLLPVLRELNDRRSKILSISTTSPPPNNNNLFTNTFYDDDDDYSINDEMGAVPSTKSLSKMSDEQASELKILETEYEEVVDENCRVLAKYLKEVLENEDKGDNINRLTFHPPLTIMQTSQALDDHRGFNEDRPMRTEQLSRISVNGRYNPIWTEGERSTELFNQTSSSKSKSKTLPFYPQRVSPQIFSDQKSSWKFSTSPKTNSYSELESSLDDIRVESSSEESEAETEVERNRNMALFESRQSQTQKPEQPGLAESSCSPDNVIGKQTPPKDFVCPITSNVFNDPVTLETGQTYERRAIQEWLDRGNDTCPITRQELQNTQLPKTNYVLKRLIGSWQELNPDLVAAVNHSENLCIGIDQVVNSNSDMMPSNSPNSVISQATIEGTVSELRHAISNLCTSEILKESETAVLRIERFWQEANMEHDIQIMLSKPPVVNGFVEILFNSVDSKVLRATIFLLSELGSRDKAVIQTLTQVDSDVECIAALLRKGLTEAIVLIYLLRTSILDLTKLDLVDSLLMAINNKERDLFNMCVKPKTAAVILLGQVFESCDETTAASVVNSMVSGKEIESVVDCLGAESSEERIATVGILVKCMQVDGKCRNIIADKAELAPVLESLMGPNDGERFEMINFLSELVKLNRRTFNDQILHIIKDEGPLSTMHALLVYLQTAPDDQCPTVAGLLLQLDLLTEPRKMSIYREEAIDTLISCLRNTEFPGVQLAAAETIMSLQGSFTTSGKSLTRATLLKRAGLDKSYNNLVRIDQLSSFSAEAEESLKEEEKAAENWERKMASVLVSHEFGLLFEALSEGLRSTDSELCSTCFISATWLVDMLKTLPDTGVRGAARVCLLKRFASIFKSSRNTEEKILSLLALSSFIQEPEGLHELTSYLKDIFKGLRVLRKSTPLALEMLKMVFEGQDSSADLWSHKQLVQVDCSENGEVLSLVSFKDKIFSGHSDGTIKVWTGKGSILHLIQEIREHTKAVTSLTILPAAEKLYSGSLDRTSRVWSISDKAIHCIQVHDMKDQVLSLVISNTVYCFIPHGSGVKVHSGNGSSKLLNGSKHVKCLALVQGKLYCGCQDNSIQEIDLATETVGTIQIGSRKLLGKASPVHALQIYGEHIYAASTSLDGTVVKILSTSDYNIVGSLVTTLEVRVMAISSELIYLGCKKGSVEIWNREKLNRIDTLQTGSNCRVLCMALDSTEEVLVFGTSDGQIQAWGLS is encoded by the exons ATGACAACCACCTCCACCTCCGCCACGTCATCACAAATCTTACACCACACCGCCACTTTCGTCTCCGAAGCCCTCTCGCAATCCGAAATTCGCCGCCGTCTCTTCTCGATTCTCCGCCGCAAACTGACCCTTTCCCCACCCCCTTCCCACGACCCAACCGCCCTAATCAAACCCCTAAACCTCGCCGCCGAAACACTCGACAACGCAATAACCTCCACAAGCTCCACCGTCAGATCATCATCCCTCCGCCTCATCGAAAACCTCCTCCTCTCTCACCCCGAAAACTCCGTCTCCTCCCTCCTCCTTTCCCTCACCTACGGCCTCTGGCGCCGCCCGGTGGACGCCGCTCTCAGCCTCCTAGACGTTTTCCGGTTGGATCCTTCGTCGGCTCGCTCAGAAATCGCTCCCTCGCTTTTCGAAGAGCTCTTTCTAATTCACCTTCTCCCCGTTCTCCGCGAATTGAATGATCGGAGATCGAAGATCTTGTCGATTAGCACTACTTCTCCTCCGCCGAATAATAACAATCTCTTTACCAATACATTTTACGACGACGACGACGATTACTCGATTAACGATGAAATGGGTGCCGTGCCGAGCACGAAATCTTTGTCGAAGATGAGCGACGAACAGGCTTCTGAGCTGAAAATATTGGAGACGGAATATGAGGAGGTTGTTGATGAGAATTGCCGGGTTTTGGCTAAGTACTTGAAAGAGGTTTTGGAAAATGAAGATAAGGGTGATAATATTAATAGGTTGACTTTTCATCCACCTTTGACTATAATGCAAACAAGCCAAGCTCTTGATGATCATCGTGGATTTAATGAGGACCGTCCGATGAGGACTGAGCAGCTTAGTAGGATTTCCGTAAACGGACGGTATAAt CCAATATGGACCGAAGGGGAAAGGTCTACTGAACTATTCAACCAAACTAGTAGCAGCAAGTCCAAGTCCAAGACTTTACCATTTTACCCTCAAAGAGTCTCTCCTCAAATATTTTCAGATCAAAAATCTTCTTGGAAATTTTCAACGTCACCCAAAACAAACTCCTACTCCGAACTTGAGTCTTCATTGGACGATATTCGGGTAGAATCTTCTTCCGAAGAATCTGAAGCAGAGACTGAGgtg GAAAGAAACAGAAACATGGCCTTGTTTGAGTCCAGACAGAGTCAAACCCAGAAACCAGAGCAACCCGGTTTGGCAGAATCAAGTTG TTCTCCAGATAATGTTATAGGAAAACAAACACCTCCAAAGGACTTTGTGTGTCCCATAACTAGCAATGTCTTCAATGATCCGGTGACCCTTGAGACTGGTCAGACTTACGAGCGCCGAGCTATCCAAGAATGGCTCGATAGAGGAAACGACACCTGCCCAATTACGCGCCAGGAGCTGCAAAACACACAGTTGCCTAAAACAAACTATGTCTTAAAAAGGCTCATTGGGAGCTGGCAAGAGCTCAATCCTGATTTAGTGGCTGCAGTAAACCATTCTGAAAATTTATGCATAGGAATTGACCAAGTTGTGAATTCCAACTCAGATATGATGCCTTCCAATTCACCCAACAGTGTCATAAGCCAAGCCACCATTGAAGGGACTGTTAGTGAGCTGAGACATGCCATTTCCAATCTCTGCACCTCTGAGATTCTCAAGGAGTCTGAGACTGCAGTGCTTCGAATCGAGCGGTTCTGGCAGGAAGCAAATATGGAACATGATATTCAGATTATGCTATCAAAGCCTCCTGTTGTAAATGGATTTGTTGAGATACTTTTCAATTCTGTTGATTCTAAGGTACTTAGAGCAACAATTTTTCTTCTGTCTGAGTTGGGATCAAGAGACAAAGCTGTGATCCAGACGCTTACTCAGGTTGATTCTGATGTGGAATGCATTGCTGCTCTGCTTAGAAAGGGGTTGACTGAAGCTATTGTGTTAATATATTTGCTAAGAACATCAATTCTTGACTTGACAAAGTTGGACTTGGTGGACTCACTCTTAATGGCCATAAATAATAAAGAGAGGGATTTGTTTAATATGTGTGTGAAGCCAAAAACAGCTGCAGTGATTTTGTTGGGACAGGTTTTTGAGAGCTGTGATGAGACCACAGCTGCTTCTGTTGTTAATTCCATGGTTTCTGGAAAGGAGATTGAAAGTGTTGTTGATTGTTTGGGGGCCGAATCCTCGGAAGAGAGGATTGCTACTGTTGGAATTCTTGTCAAGTGTATGCAGGTAGATGGGAAGTGCAGGAACATTATTGCTGATAAGGCTGAGTTGGCTCCTGTTTTGGAAAGCTTAATGGGTCCAAATGATGGAGAACGGTTCGAGATGATTAACTTTTTATCAGAATTAGTCAAATTAAACAG AAGAACATTCAATGACCAAATCCTTCACATTATAAAGGATGAAGGGCCTCTCAGTACAATGCATGCCCTTCTTGTTTATCTTCAGACAGCTCCTGATGATCAATGTCCAACAGTTGCTGGTCTCCTTCTCCAGCTAGACCTtctg ACGGAGCCAAGAAAGATGAGCATTTACCGCGAAGAGGCGATAGATACTCTCATATCTTGCCTCAGAAATACAGAATTCCCTGGTGTCCAATTAGCTGCTGCTGAAACAATTATGTCACTACAAGGGAGTTTCACCACTTCAGGGAAGTCTCTTACAAGAGCTACCCTTCTCAAACGCGCTGGCCTAGACAAAAGCTATAATAATCTTGTGAGAATTGACCAACTAAGCAGTTTCTCAGCAGAAGCTGAAGAGAGCCTT aaggaagaagaaaaggCAGCTGAAAATTGGGAAAGGAAAATGGCTTCTGTTCTGGTGAGCCATGAGTTTGGTCTACTCTTTGAGGCTTTATCTGAAGGCTTAAGAAGCACAGATTCAGAACTATGTTCAACATGCTTCATATCAGCTACATGGCTTGTAGACATGCTCAAAACTCTTCCAGATACAGGAGTACGAGGAGCAGCACGAGTCTGCTTGCTGAAACGGTTCGCTTCCATATTCAAGTCCTCCAGAAATACTGAAGAGAAAATCCTTTCTTTGCTTGCACTCAGCAGCTTCATCCAGGAACCTG AGGGGCTACATGAGTTAACTTCCTATTTAAAAGACATATTTAAAGGTCTGAGAGTGCTGAGGAAATCCACTCCCTTAGCACTTGAAATGCTGAAAATGGTGTTTGAAGGCCAAGACTCAAGTGCT GACTTGTGGAGTCATAAACAATTAGTTCAAGTAGATTGCAGCGAGAATGGAGAGGTTCTATCTTTAGTTTCTTTCAAAGACAAAATCTTTTCAGGCCATTCAGATGGCACAATAAAG GTGTGGACCGGTAAAGGTAGCATTCTTCATCTGATCCAGGAAATTCGAGAACATACAAAGGCGGTTACAAGCCTAACTATTTTGCCAGCAGCAGAGAAACTGTACAGTGGTTCACTTGATAGGACTTCAAGG GTCTGGTCTATTTCCGACAAAGCAATACATTGTATACAAGTACATGATATGAAGGATCAAGTTCTCAGTTTAGTCATTTCCAATACAGTTTATTGCTTTATTCCACATGGTTCTGGTGTCAAG GTTCATTCCGGGAATGGATCATCCAAATTGTTGAATGGAAGCAAACATGTGAAGTGCTTGGCTTTAGTGCAGGGAAAATTATACTGTGGATGCCAAGATAATAGCATTCAA GAGATTGATTTGGCCACAGAAACAGTCGGTACCATTCAAATTGGTTCTAGGAAATTGCTTGGCAAAGCAAGCCCTGTTCATGCCTTGCAAATATATGGTGAACATATATATGCTGCTTCTACTTCCTTGGATGGAACAGTTGTCAAG ATCTTAAGCACATCAGACTACAATATAGTTGGATCATTGGTTACTACATTGGAAGTAAGAGTGATGGCCATAAGCTCAGAACTAATTTATTTGGGATGCAAAAAAGGAAGTGTGGAAATTTGGAATAGGGAGAAGTTGAACAGAATAGACACACTACAAACTGGTTCAAATTGCAGAGTTCTTTGCATGGCTCTTGATTCTACTGAAGAAGTCTTGGTGTTTGGTACTTCCGACGGTCAAATTCAG GCATGGGGATTAAGCTAG